The following proteins are co-located in the Legionella busanensis genome:
- a CDS encoding MetQ/NlpA family ABC transporter substrate-binding protein — MRIVALLLLIVSLVACNKPSPNTLVIGTIAGPETDLVEAARDVALKNYGLTIKIVEFNDYNLPNEALQDGSLDANVYQHLPYLQAAMKAHGYKFEVIGKTFIYPTGIYSKKYKSLNDLPNKAIIAIPNDPSNEARALLLLQNAKLITLKKTTTASLDDIATNPKQLQIKELDAAQLPRVLSDVDAAVINTTFAIPAGLSPLRDALFTENKESPYANLIVIRSDSKKRAQLEEFVKALNSPEVQEKAKTLFGDAAIPAW, encoded by the coding sequence GTGCGTATTGTTGCTTTATTATTGCTTATAGTTAGCCTGGTTGCTTGTAACAAGCCATCTCCTAATACTTTGGTTATTGGTACCATTGCAGGGCCTGAAACTGATTTAGTGGAAGCCGCTCGTGATGTTGCTTTAAAAAATTATGGCTTAACTATTAAGATAGTTGAATTTAATGATTACAATTTACCTAATGAAGCCTTACAAGATGGCAGTTTAGATGCTAATGTATATCAACACCTGCCTTATCTACAAGCAGCTATGAAAGCGCATGGTTATAAATTTGAAGTCATCGGTAAGACTTTCATTTATCCAACAGGTATTTATTCTAAGAAGTACAAATCTCTTAATGATCTACCAAATAAAGCCATTATTGCTATTCCTAATGATCCTAGCAATGAAGCCCGCGCCCTTTTACTTCTACAAAATGCAAAATTAATTACATTAAAGAAAACAACAACAGCCTCTTTAGATGACATAGCAACCAATCCTAAACAGTTACAAATTAAAGAGTTGGATGCCGCTCAACTACCACGTGTGCTATCAGATGTAGATGCTGCTGTAATTAATACAACTTTTGCAATTCCTGCTGGTTTAAGTCCTCTGCGCGATGCTTTATTTACTGAAAATAAAGAGTCACCTTATGCTAATTTAATTGTTATTCGAAGCGATAGTAAGAAGAGAGCACAATTAGAGGAATTTGTAAAAGCACTAAATTCACCGGAAGTTCAGGAGAAAGCAAAAACCCTATTTGGGGATGCAGCTATTCCGGCTTGGTAA
- a CDS encoding agmatine deiminase family protein: MLTPKQLGFTMPPEWHPHTACWMAWPCHLDTWASIGLDKARLAYSQIAKAIAEFEPVIMLVDPNDEKSAKDYLSGNNITIHKLPINDSWTRDTGPTFLLNKEGELAGVDWIHNAWGGNYNDYALDNQIATAIIQATHAKHFKASIIMEGGSFHVDGAGTILTTRECLLNPNRNPTLSQIEIEENLHNFLGTNKVIWLNRGIIGDGTDGHIDEIACFIAPSKVLCLITSDKQDENYERFQENYEILTSTTDATGRSLEVITIEQPPATYLAGERLTLSYVNFYLANQGIVMPAFGHKEYDKAAHDIIQNCFPNYKIKQLKALDIFAGGGGIHCITQQQPLSKKRD; encoded by the coding sequence ATGCTCACCCCCAAACAATTAGGTTTCACCATGCCACCTGAGTGGCATCCACATACAGCTTGCTGGATGGCTTGGCCCTGTCATTTAGATACATGGGCTAGCATTGGCCTTGATAAAGCAAGGCTTGCGTATAGTCAGATCGCAAAAGCGATTGCGGAATTTGAGCCTGTTATTATGTTGGTTGATCCTAATGATGAAAAAAGTGCAAAAGACTATTTAAGTGGCAATAATATTACCATCCACAAGCTTCCTATTAATGATTCCTGGACTCGTGATACGGGCCCTACCTTCCTCTTAAATAAAGAAGGTGAATTAGCAGGCGTTGATTGGATTCATAATGCCTGGGGAGGTAACTACAATGATTATGCACTAGACAATCAAATTGCTACTGCCATCATTCAAGCCACTCATGCTAAGCATTTTAAAGCCTCAATTATTATGGAAGGTGGATCGTTTCATGTTGATGGCGCTGGCACTATACTTACAACAAGAGAATGCCTATTAAATCCTAATCGGAACCCAACGTTATCCCAAATAGAAATCGAAGAGAATCTACACAATTTTTTAGGAACAAATAAAGTTATTTGGCTAAATAGAGGGATTATTGGTGATGGTACAGATGGACATATTGATGAAATCGCTTGTTTTATTGCACCATCTAAAGTGCTTTGTTTAATTACTTCTGATAAACAAGACGAAAATTACGAACGTTTCCAAGAAAATTATGAAATCTTAACATCCACAACTGATGCAACAGGACGCTCTTTAGAAGTTATCACGATTGAGCAGCCCCCCGCCACTTATTTAGCTGGCGAGCGCTTAACGCTATCTTATGTTAACTTTTATTTAGCTAATCAAGGTATCGTGATGCCAGCCTTTGGTCACAAGGAATATGATAAAGCCGCCCATGATATTATTCAAAATTGTTTTCCTAATTATAAAATTAAGCAACTTAAAGCCTTAGATATATTTGCTGGTGGTGGTGGCATTCACTGCATTACTCAGCAACAGCCATTAAGTAAAAAACGAGATTAG
- a CDS encoding methionine ABC transporter ATP-binding protein — protein sequence MIELSDLNKSFNHVIALKDINLFIQEGEIFGIIGKSGAGKSTLLRTINLLEKPDSGEVTVNNQVISNLNQKELRLARHKMAMIFQQFNLLNSKTVYENIALPMRIQGYDEDTIKEKIEELLPLVELHEKKDAYPAQLSGGQKQRVAIARALSFSPAILLCDEATSALDPKTTESILQLLKKINQLYGITIVLITHEMEVVKQICHRLAVMERGEIIEVVGLSNIFNEVDSQARDMLYAQLSPKLPASLIDHLLTEPTDKPILRLFFQGETATVPFISQTSRDLNIDINILLANIDRIDTITCGVLVVELNANMSLLNNFIERCKQANLTVEILGYVADVIL from the coding sequence ATGATTGAACTAAGTGATTTAAATAAATCCTTTAACCATGTTATTGCCTTAAAAGATATCAATTTATTTATTCAAGAGGGCGAAATTTTTGGTATTATCGGTAAAAGTGGAGCTGGAAAATCTACTTTATTACGTACAATTAATTTATTAGAAAAGCCAGATTCAGGTGAAGTAACTGTAAATAATCAAGTCATTTCTAATTTAAATCAAAAAGAATTGCGCCTTGCTCGCCATAAAATGGCCATGATTTTTCAACAATTTAATTTATTAAATTCAAAAACTGTTTATGAAAATATTGCCCTACCAATGCGTATTCAAGGTTACGACGAAGATACCATTAAAGAAAAGATAGAAGAGCTCTTACCTTTAGTTGAATTGCATGAAAAAAAGGATGCCTATCCTGCTCAGCTCAGTGGCGGTCAAAAACAGCGAGTAGCAATAGCACGCGCACTTAGTTTCTCACCCGCTATTTTATTATGCGATGAAGCAACCTCAGCACTTGATCCGAAAACAACTGAATCAATCCTACAATTATTAAAAAAAATTAATCAATTGTATGGTATTACTATCGTTCTAATTACTCATGAAATGGAAGTAGTAAAGCAGATTTGTCATCGTTTAGCAGTCATGGAACGTGGTGAAATTATTGAAGTGGTTGGGCTAAGTAATATTTTTAATGAAGTTGACAGTCAAGCTCGAGACATGCTTTATGCTCAACTAAGTCCAAAGTTGCCCGCCTCACTTATAGATCATTTACTCACTGAGCCAACTGACAAACCTATATTGCGTTTATTTTTTCAAGGTGAAACAGCAACGGTTCCCTTTATTAGCCAAACAAGTCGAGATCTAAATATCGATATTAATATCCTACTTGCTAATATAGACCGTATTGATACTATCACGTGTGGCGTTCTAGTTGTTGAGTTAAATGCAAATATGTCTTTATTAAATAATTTTATTGAACGCTGTAAACAGGCGAATTTAACTGTGGAGATTTTAGGGTATGTCGCTGACGTTATTTTATGA
- a CDS encoding VirK family protein — protein MKKFVLATTMGLVLATSHAAELKSFDQVSKAVNGGKDLTYVLNLNECQSNLPAQDIITSVKPNAFMVINKQRITAAFQHFSLNQPGAVGLPTFTNAKYDISADGKANIKITIMKAADYSAIMEYSLQCELGQGLTVFDNPSA, from the coding sequence ATGAAGAAATTTGTACTTGCTACTACAATGGGTTTAGTATTGGCAACTAGTCATGCAGCTGAACTAAAAAGTTTTGATCAAGTAAGTAAGGCTGTGAATGGCGGTAAGGATTTAACTTATGTCTTAAATCTTAATGAATGCCAATCTAATTTACCAGCTCAAGATATTATTACTTCCGTTAAACCTAATGCGTTCATGGTTATTAATAAGCAACGTATTACTGCAGCTTTTCAACATTTTTCTTTAAACCAACCTGGTGCTGTTGGCTTGCCCACTTTTACGAATGCTAAATATGATATTTCTGCAGACGGTAAAGCTAATATTAAAATCACAATTATGAAAGCCGCAGATTATAGCGCTATCATGGAATATAGTTTGCAATGTGAACTAGGACAAGGTTTAACAGTATTTGATAATCCTAGTGCTTAA
- a CDS encoding acetoacetate--CoA ligase, with translation MSIVWRPKYPEKSQMWQFMQFVAQKEQTSFTDYQALYQWSIDNSARFWELLCNFFAIDFNTKPHKILNHQGHMLDATWFDGATFNFAEKLLKRRDAHPAIISIKENGERHVLTYEELYQQVAMCAEGLKQAGIKVGDRVAALMPNIAQTIIAMLATTSLGAIWSSCSPDFGAQAAIDRFSQIEPTLLFTCNGHQYGGKEHLDFEKIKEIGAAIPSIQTIVICPNLNLNTDFDIPNACLWEAFVKPAKDCDFHYLPFAHPLYILFSSGTTGKPKCIVHGAGGTLLQHIKELGLHTDLTEHDNLFFYTTCGWMMWNWMVSVLALGATLTLYDGSPTYPDAYRLFQLIEKEKVTVFGTSAKFILAVDKASAKPNSQYELKSLRAILSTGSPLLPKNYDFVYQDIKPNVQLSSISGGTDIVSCFALGNPILPIYKGELQCFGLGMAVNVFDEQGNPICEKQGELVCTKPFPSMPIYFWNDKDKKAYHHAYFERYENVWAHGDFAEITKHNGLIIYGRSDAILNPGGVRIGTAEIYRQVEKISQVVDSIVIGQNWQDDIRIILFIKLQEGLKLDKDLEDLIRLTIRKNASPRHVPAKILQVPDIPRTMSGKIVEVAVRQVIHGQEINNVQSLANPEALNYFKNRPELQE, from the coding sequence ATGAGCATTGTTTGGCGGCCTAAATATCCTGAGAAATCACAAATGTGGCAATTTATGCAATTTGTTGCCCAAAAAGAACAAACTTCTTTTACTGATTATCAAGCGCTTTATCAATGGTCTATTGATAATAGTGCTCGCTTTTGGGAACTCTTATGTAACTTTTTTGCGATTGATTTTAACACCAAGCCACACAAAATTTTAAATCACCAAGGTCATATGCTTGATGCTACTTGGTTTGATGGAGCAACATTTAATTTTGCCGAAAAATTACTAAAAAGACGTGATGCTCATCCAGCAATTATCAGTATTAAAGAAAACGGTGAACGTCATGTATTAACTTATGAAGAGCTTTATCAACAAGTCGCGATGTGTGCAGAAGGTTTAAAACAAGCAGGTATTAAAGTAGGCGATCGTGTTGCAGCCTTGATGCCAAATATTGCTCAAACAATCATTGCTATGCTAGCTACAACCTCACTTGGTGCAATTTGGTCTTCTTGTTCACCTGACTTTGGTGCGCAAGCCGCCATTGATCGCTTTAGTCAAATTGAACCTACGCTATTATTTACTTGTAATGGTCACCAATACGGAGGTAAAGAACATCTTGATTTTGAAAAAATTAAAGAAATAGGTGCAGCTATACCTTCTATACAAACAATCGTTATTTGTCCAAACTTAAATCTAAATACGGACTTTGATATTCCCAACGCATGTTTGTGGGAAGCATTTGTTAAACCGGCAAAAGATTGTGATTTTCACTATCTACCTTTTGCTCATCCTCTTTATATTTTATTTTCTTCAGGCACAACTGGAAAACCAAAATGTATTGTTCATGGTGCAGGTGGCACTCTCTTACAGCATATCAAGGAACTAGGTTTACATACTGATCTTACAGAACACGACAATTTATTTTTTTATACTACCTGTGGTTGGATGATGTGGAATTGGATGGTTTCTGTTTTAGCATTAGGAGCGACTTTAACACTTTATGATGGCTCGCCTACCTACCCCGATGCTTATCGACTTTTTCAATTAATTGAAAAAGAAAAAGTGACTGTTTTTGGTACCAGCGCTAAATTTATTTTAGCTGTTGATAAAGCCTCAGCAAAACCTAATAGCCAGTATGAGCTAAAATCTCTACGTGCGATTCTTTCAACAGGTTCGCCATTATTACCTAAAAATTACGATTTTGTTTATCAAGATATAAAACCTAATGTGCAATTAAGCTCAATTTCCGGTGGAACAGATATTGTCTCATGCTTTGCACTTGGCAATCCCATTCTCCCTATTTATAAAGGTGAATTACAATGTTTTGGTTTAGGTATGGCGGTTAATGTTTTTGATGAACAAGGTAACCCTATTTGCGAAAAGCAAGGTGAATTAGTTTGTACTAAACCTTTCCCATCTATGCCAATTTACTTTTGGAACGATAAAGATAAAAAAGCTTATCATCATGCTTATTTTGAACGTTATGAAAATGTTTGGGCACACGGTGATTTTGCAGAGATTACTAAACATAATGGCTTAATTATCTATGGCCGTTCTGATGCTATTTTAAATCCTGGCGGCGTTAGAATAGGTACTGCAGAAATTTATCGGCAAGTTGAGAAAATTTCCCAAGTTGTTGATAGTATTGTTATTGGCCAAAATTGGCAAGATGATATTCGAATTATTCTCTTTATCAAACTACAAGAAGGCTTAAAGTTGGATAAAGATTTAGAGGATTTAATTAGACTAACAATAAGAAAAAATGCTTCTCCCCGCCATGTACCAGCAAAAATATTACAAGTGCCAGATATTCCTCGCACCATGAGCGGAAAAATTGTGGAAGTTGCTGTACGGCAAGTTATTCATGGTCAAGAGATTAATAATGTTCAATCTCTAGCAAATCCCGAAGCACTTAATTATTTTAAAAATAGGCCTGAGTTACAAGAATGA
- a CDS encoding methionine ABC transporter permease — MSLTLFYDLIFASGQTLYMVFLSTLFATILGLPLGTLLFSSHKIKPHPLLNRFISGFINFSRSIPFIILLVALIPITRVLVGTSIGINAAIVPLTLGATPFFARLVDNVYHNLPPGLIETGFSMGANTWQMIRFILLPEALPALIQSVTVTAITLVNYSAMAGTVGGGGLGDLAIRYGYQRFNVFIMIATVLILVLIVQLIQVGGDRLAKRYLHT; from the coding sequence ATGTCGCTGACGTTATTTTATGATTTAATCTTTGCCAGCGGGCAAACACTTTATATGGTCTTCTTAAGTACCTTATTTGCTACCATTTTAGGATTACCTTTAGGTACGTTGCTCTTTAGTAGCCATAAAATCAAACCACATCCTCTATTAAATCGCTTTATTTCAGGGTTTATAAATTTTAGTCGTTCAATACCCTTTATTATTTTATTAGTTGCTTTAATTCCTATAACGCGTGTTTTAGTAGGAACTTCCATTGGTATTAATGCAGCTATTGTTCCTTTAACACTAGGTGCAACACCTTTTTTTGCTCGTTTAGTTGACAATGTTTATCATAATTTACCTCCTGGTTTAATTGAGACAGGTTTCTCAATGGGAGCGAATACTTGGCAGATGATTCGTTTTATCTTGCTACCAGAAGCCTTACCAGCACTTATACAATCAGTTACAGTTACAGCGATTACGTTAGTTAATTACTCTGCTATGGCAGGAACTGTCGGCGGCGGTGGTTTAGGTGATTTAGCAATTCGCTATGGGTATCAGCGATTTAATGTATTTATTATGATTGCTACCGTACTCATATTAGTTCTCATCGTGCAATTAATCCAAGTCGGCGGTGATCGCCTTGCTAAACGATACTTACATACATAA
- a CDS encoding PA3496 family putative envelope integrity protein yields MNNRRFNDFETGVDELNEVQDNTEVSLSKKLERRRRIEDLFEEKRLREELSEFDML; encoded by the coding sequence TAATGATTTTGAAACAGGGGTTGATGAACTAAATGAGGTTCAAGATAATACGGAAGTTAGTTTAAGTAAAAAATTAGAGCGTCGTCGTCGTATTGAGGACTTATTTGAGGAAAAGCGATTAAGGGAAGAGTTAAGTGAATTTGATATGCTTTGA